Sequence from the Diorhabda carinulata isolate Delta chromosome 5, icDioCari1.1, whole genome shotgun sequence genome:
aaaattaatttttttagtatttcattCTTAAATGACACGTACAATTCACTAGAACTAAAATAATATCTAgacaaaatgataaaatttttttgttgcccATAAACTTGTAAATTGCGAAAACAATTGGCGTGGATAACCCTATATATCCTAAAACACTTCGGAAGTAATCCCctcgaaaaaaaattacccATTTTAAGTGTATTAAAGCTACAAAAGAGATTTGCCGAACCTTATTTATAATCTGTTTCGCATCCAACTAATTTTATCTcgattccaaataaattttaagtaaaagaGCGTACCCAATgcttttgtttttatacaaaaaaagtgttATTGCTTTGGTTATGTATAGTTGAAATGATTTATAAGCCGCCGAGGCCACCCGCCGTACTGGATTATAGGAAGAATAATGGACTTTTCCAAGCTTAGAGAGCACGCAAGGACGTCGTGAGataccataaaaaaatgatCCACATAACGTTTAACGATAAAAAATACTGAGAAAATGcactataactttgttatataatatttaaaaaaaaacagaaacttaACTTAGCATCCATTTTACTTTATCAACTCACAAGTTGACACTACGCGTAGTTTGACATTTCGAGGTTatatttttgaagtaaataTTACTCTCGATCAGTTAgattacaaaaacaatattttttattatagtttccGAATGTTTCTACTAGTATTTCATAACATTTCGTATTTATTATCTCACGTTAACTCAGAATTAACGTAATCGATTTTGACGCGCACCTCGGCATGATTCATTTATAAACGCCATATCGAATCACGTGATTAACGAGAACctaattttattcattagttcAACAGCGTTGCCATATCTACCGTTTCCACAGTAGATTTATcgatacaaattatttaaattataatttttgattgttttaaacACAGGGCCGGATTTTTGGTATTGCCTACATAATTTTCGTCACATCTAGTATCGGAATAGTAAAGTCAGAGTCTTATTTAGCAAGTACCTCGACACGATTATAATtttctggtatttttttttactaaaataatctATTCAAGATCCGCCCCTGTTTCATGGCCGATATTTTCGGGAGGTTGGCATCGATTTTTAAACCTTACACAccccaaaaaattaaaaacaaactaaaatccCGCAtgtatataaattcagtttGAAATCGGATTTACAGCGCCCACTAGATTTATGTGCATTGTTAAATAATCGCCGTATATTTCATATCTAAGACAAGTGACTTCATGCATAAGTGGAACggtataacaaaaattattttagaggAAACTGTCTGCgacggtttttttttttatcgtcTACACAATTCATGATATTGAAATTCCACTGGGGACGTGATGAATTGCAACTAGGTTATGTTTTTTTAGCttggattaggttaggtttaatTTTGAATCGATTAGGTTTACTTTGGTTTCAATTAGGTTAGTAAGAAAAGAGATGTAAACAGCAATAAGAATAGTGAATaggaagagagagagagacagaGAGAAAAGAAAGATCAAAGAGAATGTGAAAGAAGAAAATGTCAATAAGAAGAATAAgtcaataataatgaaaaagaagaaaaagtcaaTAAGaggaagaaaatatcaataagaaaaaaaaagaagacgagGCCAATAagtttgaaaaagaagaaaaagtcaatgagaagaagaaaatatcaataagaaaaaaaagaagacgagGCCAATAAGatttaaaaagaagaaaaagtcgatgagaagaagaaaatatcaataagaaaaaaaagaagacgaggcaaataagattgaaaaagaagaaaaagtcaataagaagaagaaaatatcaataagaaaaaaaaaagaagacgagGCCAATAAGatcgaaaaagaagaaaaagtcaatgagaagaaaatatcaataagaaaaaaaagaagaagacgaGGCCAATAagtttgaaaaagaagaaaaagtcaatgagaagaagaaaatatcaataagaaaaaaaaaagaagacgagGCCAATAAGatttaaaaagaagaaaaagtcgatgagaagaagaaaatatcaataagaaaaaaaagacGAGGCCAATaagattgaaaaagaagaaaaagtcaataagaagaagaaaatatcaataagaaaaaaaaagaagacgaggccaataagaatgaaaaagaagaaatagtcaataagaaaaaaaaaagaagacgagGCCAATAAGatcgaaaaagaagaaaaagtcaatgagaagaaaatatcaataagaaaaaaaagaagaagacgaggccaataagattgaaaaaaaagaaaaagtcaatgaaaagaagaaaatatcaataagaaaaaaaagaagaaaaggccaataagattgaaaaagaagaaaaagtcaattagaagaagaaaatatcaataagaaaaaaaaagaagacgagGCCAATaagattgaaaaagaagaaaaagtcaatgagaagaagaaaatgccaataagaaaaaaaaagaagacgagGCCAATAAGAatgaaaaggaagaaaaagtcaataagaaaaaaaaaagaagacgagGCCAATaagattgaaaaagaagaaaaagtcaataagaagaaaatatcaataagaaaaaaaagaagacgaggcaaataagattgaaaaagaagaaaaagtcaataagaagaaaatatcaataagaaaaaaaaagaagacgaggccaataaaattgaaaaagaagaaaaagtcaataagaagaagaaaatatcaataagaatGCAAATTAAGGAACTTTTTTGGTCACTACGACTCATTATAAAGTAAatgatattttacaaataaaactcgTGCGTATATGGCCACCTTTATCAGTGTTTGGCCACctttattacaataattgtgtatataataaattatttttcggtaaaaatgtattttatttatataaaatcgCATAATTGGTCCTTATAACATGATATTCTGAGTTACTTTCGCGCCATCTTGTTCCATCTCCTTATTATGGATCTTAAAGTGTTTCTCCAATCTGCTGGGATGAAAAAACCTCATGTTGCAAACTCgacatgaatattttttgagttcGTTGACGTTTTTACCGGAATGGTAAGATTCGTGGATGCGCAGATCAGCTCGGTTCGTATAAGCCTTCGGACAAGTCCTACATTTATGGGGTTTCCATCCCGAATGGATCCCCATGTGACGATTCAAACGAGTGGAATTCACGTAGGCTTTTCCGCATATGTTACAGAGAAATGGACGGTCGTTGGTATGGCTGGTTCGTATGTGCAAAGTCAAATTCTCCAATTGCctaagaaaaaatgaaaaataataaaaaaaatcgattagtaCGGAGATAATTCACCTGTATACCTTGTCGCAGTAAGTACAACTGTACGGTTTTATCCCGAAATGTATTCTTTTATGTCTTTCTAGATTAGAATGTATCTTAAACGATTTATTGCAGATTTCGCATAAAAATGGTCTGGTATCTTCGTGGGTTTTCATGTGCAATCTCACTCCAGCCCATCGAACGAAACCTTTATCACAAATCTGGCATTTAAAAGGTTTTTCAcctaataaatattcataaacaaaaatactttataaaaactatataattaCAAAACACACGCACCTGTATGCGATCTTATATGAACCCTTAACGTACTCTCATTTGGATATTTCTTATTGCAATAATTGCATACGTGATTTTTTATCACCATGTGACCTTTCAAGTGTCCTATCAATTTCTTCCTTTCGTTGaatgttttcaaacaaatggTACACTACAAATAACATTGGGTAAAAGATTTCGAAATCATTACGCCCAATTTGacgtaaaatttattaaaaaaaacaacctCAAATTGCTCCTAATATACGTAAACGAAAACTTTTCGTcttttatttcgttataatgttccaatttaaaaatttaacgcGCCTAgagaaagttttatttattaacttttCGTACACACCACGTAGTAactaatataaatatgtaaaagtaCATTTACGTCGTTTATTTGAAATGacttaaaaatatataccaCCATTTTGAATAACAACATGATCAACTGCATGTCTTATTTTAATTCAGTTAAACTACTTgcctttattttaataaataaacatccAAGGTGTAACTTTCCCTACTTactaaactaattttaaataaaagaatatcAGATTGTTTATTAGCTAAAACGAGTTATCCTCAATAAAATTACGCTTAATTAATATAAacgaaaaattcattatttggaataaagaaaaaaatagatatttgttgatatatttacGACGTACGTGACCTACATACATAtggaatgtttttaaaattaaaaaaagaagagtgTTTCGTAAAATGTGATATCTATTTACCACTTACCTACACttctttgtcaaaaaaaaacaattccaCTTTTCCTGGTGGGAATTTAGCATTTTTCTAAGTAGCAACCGTTTAAGAAAACGTTTTACAGTGAAACTGAACATGAAAAggtgtaaaaattataaaataactttacaaagaaaataaatctgCACACACAAGCATTTGCTTACCCCACGGCGGTCATTTTTAATTGGGCAATAGATCACTTGGATAATTCGTTAATTTCtaaattagaagaagaattgAATATGTTTCTGTCATGATTagaaaatgtaaacaaacttaTTTAAGCTAAGATAACACAATATATCGACATTCATTacaatttaatttatgaaaattcgtCAAATTTCTTACAGAAAAAACTTACCTGTAAATCTTTTGGTTTACACAAAACCAAGTTGTGTTGTTTTAAATCAGACacgttttgaaattttttattacaattgtAACATTCAAGAACTATAGTATccaatgtttttatgttttctatGGGTTTAATGGGTATTAGAGGTGGTGCATCTAGTGGTAAATCTCTAGATACATCTATGGATTCATCTGTTTTTCGAGAAATAGGAATCAAAGGAGGTATTTCCATAATTTCGTACCCTTTATTTTCCCTCTGAAtgttttcttcactttttgAAACACTATTAtcgttatttttcaaaaataaatctgatTCTAAAGTTGAATTTTCAGTTTCTATATGATTTACtctattatcaaaaatttgttttagaattGTGTCATTACGttcaacttttttcttaaaTGCATGCAATTTAACGATTGTACGAATACAAATAGTACATATTTTACTAGGTAATCCATCATCTTCAGAAATCTGAAAGTTAAAGTTTTTACTTACTCTGTTTatgtcttcaatatttttatgtacccTACCTTAAACGAGAAACATGATTCtatcatttttgttaatttagctgtataaatatcttttaaataatttttacccGTTATACACATCCTACAACTGTTAGATAAATCTATTTTATCTAAATCTTTTACACACTTTTCTACACTAAacattgtatatttatattttcaacaaattaataaaatagaagtAACTTCTTCTTCTGTTTTGTTGTGCTTTGTGTCTATAACATTATAGCTTGCcatttatcagttttttaaatACAAGTTTTCGATATTTATTGACATTTCTAAAACAATTTCACTAGATATGAGAGAGATGTGTTGtgttttaataatgaaatcaaaTCAGTGATACTGAATACATTgcttacactaccactacaccgaCACATACAATTACTCTGTCTGACATTTCGATAATCAAgacagtgttggtgtagtggtagtgtacaAGTTCGTTCGGTATGGATATCACTAACGGTTCCTAAAATTTCAACTCAGTTGAAGTGATTTAACGTATTcgttttgatatttatgatcgGATAATATCGGAAAGTGTAATTCAGCTTGTAATTTCACAACGTTATTAAAactcaatatttaatttatttccaagtagttataaaataatattcatttaataaaagCAATGGGTACTTTTCAAtactttcaattgaaataaatgaaataaatttttacttttgacgTTTGTTAGTGGCACCCCCTATCGACGATTTATAAATCAACAATTCTAGAAACTCTGGCATTAAAATACGATTGATTACcaaaagtttttggaaaacaatttaatattatggAAGAATGCGAGCTTAGGAATATTTGTAGAGCTTGTCTCACCGAACAGGGTCAATTTCAATCGGTTTTTGTACCAGAATCAAGCTCTGGAATATCGCTTCATATATCAGAAATGATGAGTGCCTGTTCATCAGTTCAGGTAAAATAGGGTTAAGGGTTAATATcgtcaattatttcaattgcatgaaaaatattgtaaattacgAAGTTTGTgtatattattcttattaacAACTAGGATTATAAAGTTGTTAAATGTCGATAGGTGACTTTAGGAGACGGTTTACCAGAACAAATCTGCAAATCTTGCGTCGCCGATACAATAAACTTTTacttgtttaaattaaaatgtgaaaaaagtgataaaatactcagagaaaatctaaaaaaatcgaCAGTGATGTACGAGCAGGAATTTATAAAATGCGACGTTAATAcggaaaataaattaaaaaatgaaatcgacGTCGATAAAAACGAGGAAAATCAAAAACAACTAGATCAGTTCGACGTATTCGACACCTACAGTAACTACAGCGATGAAAATTCCATCGAAATGAAAGAAGAGGAGCTTCCGATAGACAAACCCAAAATAAAAGAATTCGAATGTGATATTTGTCGTAAACAGTTCAGTAGAAATGATTTACTCCTAAGGTAAATATAAATATCCGCGACCGGTGATATCTGTGAATATAGTTGGTGAAATTATAGGCATAGGATAGCGCACGCTATGAAAATGGAGAATCACAATATGGATTTCGCTGCCAGTTACCAATTGGACCAAGACGATGAGGATACTCTAGATATTAAAAAGGAGGATTACGTGTACGCTTGTAACCGTTGCGAAACTATTTTTCTCCAAAAGGAAGATTTGGACGTCCATTTGAAATCGCATTTCAAAGAGCAGTACAACGTCGGGTGTCAATTTTGTCAGAGGAAGTTTTCCAGATTGGCTCACTTGAATAGGCATTTGAGGAATGCGCATTATACGGAGAAACATTTCAAATGTGAAGTGTGCGAGAAAAGTTTTTACAAACAGGAACAACTCAGGCATCATATGAATGGACATTCTGGACTTAAGCCTCATATATGTGATATTTGTTGTAAGGGTGAGTATAGAGTCttgatttttgttcatttttcactagaatttatatgataatttactaaattttaGGGGTTTAATCAGTATTGGAAAATATGTTCTcctaatttgtttttaaatatgaatttaaaatataaaaaggcTTTAATgtgtt
This genomic interval carries:
- the LOC130893775 gene encoding zinc finger protein OZF-like isoform X1, with the translated sequence MFSVEKCVKDLDKIDLSNSCRMCITGKNYLKDIYTAKLTKMIESCFSFKISEDDGLPSKICTICIRTIVKLHAFKKKVERNDTILKQIFDNRVNHIETENSTLESDLFLKNNDNSVSKSEENIQRENKGYEIMEIPPLIPISRKTDESIDVSRDLPLDAPPLIPIKPIENIKTLDTIVLECYNCNKKFQNVSDLKQHNLVLCKPKDLQCTICLKTFNERKKLIGHLKGHMVIKNHVCNYCNKKYPNESTLRVHIRSHTGEKPFKCQICDKGFVRWAGVRLHMKTHEDTRPFLCEICNKSFKIHSNLERHKRIHFGIKPYSCTYCDKVYRQLENLTLHIRTSHTNDRPFLCNICGKAYVNSTRLNRHMGIHSGWKPHKCRTCPKAYTNRADLRIHESYHSGKNVNELKKYSCRVCNMRFFHPSRLEKHFKIHNKEMEQDGAKVTQNIML
- the LOC130893775 gene encoding zinc finger protein OZF-like isoform X2; amino-acid sequence: MFSVEKCVKDLDKIDLSNSCRMCITGKNYLKDIYTAKLTKMIESCFSFKISEDDGLPSKICTICIRTIVKLHAFKKKVERNDTILKQIFDNRVNHIETENSTLESDLFLKNNDNSVSKSEENIQRENKGYEIMEIPPLIPISRKTDESIDVSRDLPLDAPPLIPIKPIENIKTLDTIVLECYNCNKKFQNVSDLKQHNLVLCKPKDLQCTICLKTFNERKKLIGHLKGHMVIKNHVCNYCNKKYPNESTLRVHIRSHTGFVRWAGVRLHMKTHEDTRPFLCEICNKSFKIHSNLERHKRIHFGIKPYSCTYCDKVYRQLENLTLHIRTSHTNDRPFLCNICGKAYVNSTRLNRHMGIHSGWKPHKCRTCPKAYTNRADLRIHESYHSGKNVNELKKYSCRVCNMRFFHPSRLEKHFKIHNKEMEQDGAKVTQNIML
- the LOC130893775 gene encoding zinc finger protein 691-like isoform X3 encodes the protein MFSVEKCVKDLDKIDLSNSCRMCITGKNYLKDIYTAKLTKMIESCFSFKISEDDGLPSKICTICIRTIVKLHAFKKKVERNDTILKQIFDNRVNHIETENSTLESDLFLKNNDNSVSKSEENIQRENKGYEIMEIPPLIPISRKTDESIDVSRDLPLDAPPLIPIKPIENIKTLDTIVLECYNCNKKFQNVSDLKQHNLVLCKPKDLQCTICLKTFNERKKLIGHLKGHMVIKNHVCNYCNKKYPNESTLRVHIRSHTGEKPFKCQICDKGFVRWAGVRLHMKTHEDTRPFLCEICNKSFKIHSNLERHKRIHFGIKPYSCTYCDKAIGEFDFAHTNQPYQRPSISL
- the LOC130893772 gene encoding zinc finger protein OZF-like, with the translated sequence MEECELRNICRACLTEQGQFQSVFVPESSSGISLHISEMMSACSSVQVTLGDGLPEQICKSCVADTINFYLFKLKCEKSDKILRENLKKSTVMYEQEFIKCDVNTENKLKNEIDVDKNEENQKQLDQFDVFDTYSNYSDENSIEMKEEELPIDKPKIKEFECDICRKQFSRNDLLLRHRIAHAMKMENHNMDFAASYQLDQDDEDTLDIKKEDYVYACNRCETIFLQKEDLDVHLKSHFKEQYNVGCQFCQRKFSRLAHLNRHLRNAHYTEKHFKCEVCEKSFYKQEQLRHHMNGHSGLKPHICDICCKGFNQISNLKDHMRTHNGEKPFLCSTCGKGFNQLGNLRQHTVRHSGVKAHLCSTCGNGFASKGELSAHLRKHTGARPFVCSVCNHGFTTSSSLTKHKRIHSGEKPYECDTCKMKFSRSGILARHKRTHTGEKPYKCKFCDKAFSQSNDLTSHQRIHTGEKPFICDECGQAFRQSSALKTHKKTHIEKGVAKTEKNDKATCVVEAKPIFLTGVFNTEFLPGF